Part of the Deinococcus misasensis DSM 22328 genome is shown below.
GCTTCGTGGCCTGCGTTCAGCAAGAGAATGCAGGTGGCGATCAGTTCGTCTTCGGTGAGCCTGTCGCCGGATTCTTCCACCTGCACCAGAGCGGTGATCAGGTCTTCGCCGGGGTTGATTCGTCGGTCTTCTGCCAGTTCTTTGAGGAACGCTGAAAATTCGAGCGTGGCATTGTTCGCCTCGATTTGCTGCTGTTCGCTGTACCCGAGTTCATAGAGTTTCACGATGGCGGAGGACCATGGGCGCAGCTTGTGGCGGTGCTCCTCTGGAACGCCCAGCAGTTCGGCAATGACCGTCACAGGCAGGGGTTCAGAGAACTCGGAAACATAATCGAAACTGGCTTTTTTCTTGAGTCCTTCAATGGTGCGGGCAACAATTTCTTCGATGCGCTCGGTGAGGGCTTCCACCCGTCTGGGGGTGAAAGCTTTGGACACCAGAGCCCTCAGGCGGGTGTGGTCTGGAGGTTCGCGGTCCAGCAGGTGGGTGCTGTTGAAAGCTTCAAAGTCTTTCTGTCGAGGATCCACCGGCGGCCACCCGAGTTCATCTCTGGAGAGGATGTGCAGGATGCTGCGTCCAAACTGGCGGTCCCGCAAGATGCTCGAAATGTGGTCATATCGCGCAAAGAAGTGTTTGCCCCAGACAGGATCATGGAAAACAGGCATTTCCTGTCTCAGACGGGACAATTCAGAATAGGGGTTGCGCACGAACTCTGGGTCATTGAGCTTCAGGTGGTACTCGGGGACGGACATTGCAGCATCATAACCCGAACTTTCCAGCGATGTTCAAGCCCTCCCTTCAGAAAAACACCCCAACACACAGCAGATTTCAGTCTGGCTTCAGGTGATGTTTTTTGTTCTCTCATGGAACAAAGATTATTGTTTAGTAAACTCAATTGTCTATACAACAGTTGATTCCCCTAGACACTCGAAGTAACATGCTCTCACTTCAAACAACATCAGCGTTTCTGAGGCAAAGACCTGCAGAAGCAGAAAAAATCATTCTGCTTCAACCCAGGGTCCTCTGGCATCCCACCTAATGTTTAGTAATCTTCACAATCCCCTCTAAACAGCCCTTCCGCTTCACCTTCCAGAGAAAGGACCCTCCACGCCATGAAGAAACTTGCCCTCACTGCCACCCTGATGACCCTCACCCTCGCTGCCTGTTCCACCCAAACCCTGCCCGAGCAACAGGTTCAATCTCAGGGCATCACCGTTCAGAACTGGACAGCCAGTGTGGTGAACTGGAACACCGTCATCAAAAACAACGGAAACACTGTGGTGCTCAAGGGCATCAACTGGTTCGGGCTGGATGGCAGCCAGCAAATGGGCGGCACCTGGACCAGCCACGTGCAAAACGGCGTCACCAAAAACCACGATCTGGACTTCTGGTTCACCAAGATCAAAGCCCTCGGCTTCAATGCCATTCGCATTCCCCTTTCGGCAGACACCATCTGGCAAAACCACAGCGGAAGCAACACCATGCTGAACACCGTGATCCAGAAAGCCAACCAGTACGACATGTACGTGGTGCTGGGATACCAGACCTGCAGCCCCAATTACCTCGGGGGAAATCTGGTCGGTGACCCCAGCACCTGCCCGGACCGCACATGGAACCTCAGTTACTGGCTGTCTTACATGAACCGTCTGGCTGTTGTGGCCAAAAACAATCCCAACGTGGTGGCTATTGACCTGTTCAATGAACCCCACAAACTAAGCTGGGCCACCTGGAAAGGCTATGCAGAACAGGCCATCACCGAAATTGAGAAGGTCTACAGCACCCTGCCTGGACGCAGCATCATGTACTTTGTGGAAGGCACCGGGGGCACACCCAACTGGGGAGCAGACATCACCCCAGCAGCTACCCCTGCCAACCGCCTGTTCGCTACCCAAAACTCAAACGGCACCTATTCTTACCAACACTTCAACAAGATCGTGTATTCTCCCCACTTCTATGGCAAATGGGTGACCGCCACGCAGGCCGTGAACATCGTGAAAACCGTGGTGGACAGCAACAATGGCAACGGTGTTCCAGTGATCATTGGCGAATTCGGGATGGTGCCCAGCGCCACAGCCACAGGTGGCACACAATGGGGAGCAGACTTCATCAATGGGGTCAAATACAAAGCCTCCAGCTACTTCTACTGGGCCCTCAACGCCAACGAATACGATGGCCCTTACGGCATCCTGAGAAACGAAGCCAACGGAAACAGCAACTGGTGCATTGCGGAGTCCTCCATCATCACCACCATTCGGGACAACTACAGCATCGTGGCAGGAACACCCGGACTCACCATCTCACCCAGCACACCCCTCAACACCGTCTGTTACTGATCCCTCTTCCTGAATTCCACTTCCTCCTTGAAGAAAGAAGCTGCTGTCTGGTCCACAGCAGCTTCTTTCTGTTTGGAATGGAGGTCACTTGGCGTCACTGCACCATGAAATCGCTCATGACCTCAGGGGTGGCGGTGTCAAAACCCACCACATCCAGCATTCCACCGTCCCGAGGATCCGCAATGCTGAACCGGTTGGACTGCATGCCCACCACGATCAGTTTGGCAGCAATGCCCATTTCCCTGCGGTAACGCTGCAACGCCTGTGCAGGGTGAACGTTGCCATACCACGTCTCGCTGTCGGTGTAAACGATGAAAGCATCCACAGGGATGTTTTCCTTCAATGCGTGCAGCATGGGGAGGGCACAGTCGGTTCCGCCCATTGGGACGCGTCCCACGGTGTTCAGGACGTCGTCCAGCCTCTGGCGAGGAGAAATGCCAATCGGCACCAACTGGTGGCTGAAACCCATCACCATGTGCTGGGCTTCGGTGGAAGCCGTCACCAGAGCCAGTGCAGCGCTGGCCACTCTGGGGGTCAGGCCGGGAATCCCTGCAATGTGCCCCCATTCCATGCTGCCCGACACATCCAGAGCCAGCATGATGCGTTTTCCTGTGGGCGTCACATTGCCAAAAGCGCTGTAAAACGCTCCATCCAGAGCGTCCACCACCTGCTGAACAGGGGTCCACTGGCCGTGTCCACGCATGCCCTGACCTCCGGCGTAGGTGCGCAAGGCGGCCAGAATTTTGATGGGGTGGATGCGGGCTTTCAAAATGGCCTCGGAGTTGCCCAGTTTGCGCTGCACCAGACGGCTTGCATCCGACATGGGGGTCAGCAAGCCCACGCGGGTCATGTTGGCGAGGTTGCGCACCATCGCTTCCAGAGGCATGTGGGGCAGCAACGCTTCCCACACCTCGGGACGGACCAGAAGCTCGGTGGGCAGGGCTTCGCGGGGCAACCTGTGCCGTTTAATCAATTTCACAGCTTCAGGCACAGAAGCTTGCTGGACCTGCTTGAAGGCTTCGATCAGCTCCAGACCTGTAGCAGGTTCAAACTGGTCACGGGTGATCCAGCGGTACAGCTTCTGGTGACCCTCTGAAGGAGCAACAGGGTGTGCCAGACGCAAAGCGTCCCTGTGGGTCCAACCGTCCCTCTGGCGGTATTTCACGGCCTGCAACGCCAGAGCTTTCAGGTCTTTCTGGTTGTACCAGTCTGCAATGGCCCGTCTGAGGCCACGACCCCATCCCCGAAACTGCTGGATGAACTCCATGAAGTGAAACAAATGCGTCCCGATGCGGGCCACTCTGGGCAGAGCCTCAAGAGCGGCTTTGCGGGTCTTTTCATCTCCAAAACTGGCGCACATGGCCAGAGCAAACAGGGCTGGATCGTTTTTGGGCGCACGTCCCGATTCGCTGATTTCAGCGATGCGTTCAACGGTGCGGATTCCGTCCTGTTCGATGCAGCGCTGAACGGCCTGTGCATTTTGCACGGTGAGTTTCTGCTCACCCACATAAAACGTTCCGCCTTCAGAGCCGAGGATCAAAAACCGGTCCAGTTGGGTCCAGTCGCTGACCTCCCAGGCGTAACCTCCGGCATGGTTGGCCTTCTGGTTGCTTCCGGGAATGGGTTGGTTCTGAGGCGTGCGAGCAGTCTGGAAATGTTTCGTCCACTTCATGTTTTCACCTTCTTTCGTGAGGGGATGGCTTGTTTGCGAACCGTTGCTTTCATTTCGAACGGTTAAACGGTGTAAATGCATAAAACAATGGGTCTTCAGGACAAAAAGCGTTTCAGCGGCACAGCCTGCTTGCAAAGTGGGCAGACCTCCACACATGCATCGGTGGAAGGTCCTCTTCTGCAAGCACTGTTGGATCAACCCCACAGAGGAGTTTGGGTGATCCATTTCCAGCGACCCGATGCCGATCAAAAGGGGAAATGGAAGGTGAGGCGCAAATTTCCACTCGCCAGCCTGAAACTGCGGTCCTGAAGAACACAAAAGCTGTGGATGAATGGCGCGAACAGGTGAATTACGATTTAACTTGAAAGGTTAAGGTAACCTGCCCACAACGACCCACAGCGAAGCTTGACTGCTTTGATCCATGAACCCAGAGGCTTTTTCTCCTGGTTCTGTTGAATGCTCTAAAGGTTGTCGT
Proteins encoded:
- a CDS encoding cytochrome P450, whose translation is MSVPEYHLKLNDPEFVRNPYSELSRLRQEMPVFHDPVWGKHFFARYDHISSILRDRQFGRSILHILSRDELGWPPVDPRQKDFEAFNSTHLLDREPPDHTRLRALVSKAFTPRRVEALTERIEEIVARTIEGLKKKASFDYVSEFSEPLPVTVIAELLGVPEEHRHKLRPWSSAIVKLYELGYSEQQQIEANNATLEFSAFLKELAEDRRINPGEDLITALVQVEESGDRLTEDELIATCILLLNAGHEATVNGSTAGILALMRHPEQFHLLREEAQKDGATTPLFKTAIEEMLRYDTPLPMFERYVLQDMEFAGVQLKQGQEVCLLYASGNRDPQKFDRPDDLVITREQNPHLTFGLGIHYCLGAPLARLELQVSIKALLKHMPELQLLDPEAPISYEGGFVIRGIKELHVKNG
- a CDS encoding glycoside hydrolase family 5 protein, whose translation is MKKLALTATLMTLTLAACSTQTLPEQQVQSQGITVQNWTASVVNWNTVIKNNGNTVVLKGINWFGLDGSQQMGGTWTSHVQNGVTKNHDLDFWFTKIKALGFNAIRIPLSADTIWQNHSGSNTMLNTVIQKANQYDMYVVLGYQTCSPNYLGGNLVGDPSTCPDRTWNLSYWLSYMNRLAVVAKNNPNVVAIDLFNEPHKLSWATWKGYAEQAITEIEKVYSTLPGRSIMYFVEGTGGTPNWGADITPAATPANRLFATQNSNGTYSYQHFNKIVYSPHFYGKWVTATQAVNIVKTVVDSNNGNGVPVIIGEFGMVPSATATGGTQWGADFINGVKYKASSYFYWALNANEYDGPYGILRNEANGNSNWCIAESSIITTIRDNYSIVAGTPGLTISPSTPLNTVCY
- a CDS encoding TROVE domain-containing protein gives rise to the protein MKWTKHFQTARTPQNQPIPGSNQKANHAGGYAWEVSDWTQLDRFLILGSEGGTFYVGEQKLTVQNAQAVQRCIEQDGIRTVERIAEISESGRAPKNDPALFALAMCASFGDEKTRKAALEALPRVARIGTHLFHFMEFIQQFRGWGRGLRRAIADWYNQKDLKALALQAVKYRQRDGWTHRDALRLAHPVAPSEGHQKLYRWITRDQFEPATGLELIEAFKQVQQASVPEAVKLIKRHRLPREALPTELLVRPEVWEALLPHMPLEAMVRNLANMTRVGLLTPMSDASRLVQRKLGNSEAILKARIHPIKILAALRTYAGGQGMRGHGQWTPVQQVVDALDGAFYSAFGNVTPTGKRIMLALDVSGSMEWGHIAGIPGLTPRVASAALALVTASTEAQHMVMGFSHQLVPIGISPRQRLDDVLNTVGRVPMGGTDCALPMLHALKENIPVDAFIVYTDSETWYGNVHPAQALQRYRREMGIAAKLIVVGMQSNRFSIADPRDGGMLDVVGFDTATPEVMSDFMVQ